The following coding sequences lie in one Planctomycetia bacterium genomic window:
- a CDS encoding carboxymuconolactone decarboxylase family protein yields MPRRIPYFQIAPDAVKILAAAKPYLEASGIDARLKALVELRVSQINGCAFCVDMHSREARQAGETQQRLDCLPVWRETSFYDDRERAALAWAESVTNVSTTGVPDAVYDEAQRHFADKDLVDLTLVVALMNAWNRMAISFRQGPAKRAEM; encoded by the coding sequence ATGCCGCGCCGCATCCCGTATTTCCAGATCGCGCCCGACGCCGTCAAGATCCTCGCCGCGGCGAAGCCCTATCTCGAAGCCTCGGGCATCGACGCGCGTCTTAAGGCCTTGGTCGAGTTGCGCGTGTCGCAGATCAACGGCTGTGCCTTCTGCGTCGATATGCACTCGCGCGAGGCGCGGCAAGCCGGCGAAACGCAGCAAAGGCTCGATTGCCTCCCGGTCTGGCGCGAGACCTCGTTCTACGACGACCGCGAACGGGCCGCGCTCGCCTGGGCCGAATCCGTGACGAACGTCTCGACGACCGGCGTGCCCGACGCCGTGTATGACGAAGCGCAGCGGCACTTCGCCGATAAAGACCTCGTCGACCTCACGCTCGTCGTCGCGTTGATGAACGCGTGGAATCGGATGGCGATCAGCTTCCGCCAAGGCCCCGCGAAGCGAGCCGAGATGTAG
- a CDS encoding type II toxin-antitoxin system Phd/YefM family antitoxin: protein MLNLSSGIDSLTNFKRQTAEYLSQLHKTGEPVVLTVNGKAEVVVQDAQAYQKLVEAAAKADREETVAAIRAGLADVAAKRTKPARAALKALAKKYGIPTTGA, encoded by the coding sequence ATGCTCAATCTATCGAGCGGCATCGACTCGCTGACCAACTTCAAGCGGCAGACCGCCGAGTATCTCTCGCAACTGCACAAGACCGGCGAACCGGTAGTGCTTACCGTCAACGGCAAGGCCGAGGTCGTGGTCCAAGACGCCCAGGCATATCAAAAACTGGTCGAAGCGGCAGCCAAGGCCGATCGCGAGGAAACCGTTGCAGCGATCCGTGCCGGACTCGCGGATGTCGCAGCGAAGCGAACGAAGCCGGCCCGCGCCGCTTTGAAGGCGTTGGCTAAGAAGTACGGCATCCCCACAACCGGCGCTTAA
- a CDS encoding DUF1398 domain-containing protein, giving the protein MQIGVERYHADYSRQENTFYLPDGDSLVVSIAHGEQPAIAEAFAPQAVEAAIRKAQRGEIMYPKFVRLTTAAGCVGYFVQIAGRRVQYFGRTGDLHSEPFPGTK; this is encoded by the coding sequence ATGCAGATCGGCGTCGAGCGGTATCACGCCGATTACAGCCGGCAGGAGAATACGTTTTACCTGCCCGACGGCGACTCGCTCGTCGTCTCGATAGCGCACGGCGAGCAGCCGGCGATCGCCGAGGCGTTCGCACCGCAAGCCGTCGAAGCGGCGATTCGCAAGGCGCAGCGCGGCGAGATCATGTATCCCAAGTTCGTCCGGCTCACGACCGCGGCCGGCTGCGTCGGGTACTTCGTGCAGATCGCGGGCCGACGCGTGCAATACTTCGGCCGAACCGGCGATCTGCACAGCGAGCCGTTTCCCGGTACGAAGTAA